One window of the Felis catus isolate Fca126 chromosome E3, F.catus_Fca126_mat1.0, whole genome shotgun sequence genome contains the following:
- the PRR14 gene encoding proline-rich protein 14 isoform X1, producing MDLPGDSSPPGRPRLCRQPLARALWGARSPKRPRLQSLAAPSPLEKASRRVLAVVLEDVMAARMVPLVPQEETTTPQHRSNRRDSVRNQPPASPSQQATWSSQTRPPDPLHLCREPLSRTHRPPSTLRRRSRTSPGPEEGPSQKVDWAPQPTLVVMLEDIASSRPAAEGFADETPNFIIPARRAKPMTVVHQPMPPSRDLDPPFQPSALPEDPLESPPGAPDPVLEPPSIPPPSSLLRPRLSPWGLAPLFRSVRSKLESFADIFLTPNKAPRPPPPSPPMKLELKIAISEAEQSGATEDTASVSPRPPIRQWRAQDHNPPAPLSKPSLGRSHSCPDLGPPGPDTCSWPPAPHHPSRSRLRRHTVGGGEMARAPPPPRPCLRKEVFPLGGAGGSPPLITSCSSTASTSSFSEPAEPRLGSTKGKEPRASEDQVLSDPETKTMGKVSRFRIRRTPVRPQPNLTPMGLPRPIRLNKKEFSLEEIYTNKNYQSPTTRRTFETIFEEPRERNGTLIFTSSKKLRRAVEFRDSSLPRSRRPSRGVRAAAGRTLTSNVAPSPDVGPLLQQRLEELDASLLEEEEVDREHPHRT from the exons ATGGACTTGCCCGGGGACTCCAG CCCACCTGGCCGGCCACGTCTGTGCCGCCAGCCCCTGGCTCGAGCATTATggggagccaggagccccaaacgGCCGAGGCTGCAGTCTCTGGCAGCCCCTTCGCCCTTGGAAAAGGCCTCTCGGCGGGTCCTGGCTGTAGTGCTGGAAGATGTTATGGCTGCCCGTATG GTTCCCCTGGTGCCCCAAGAAGAGACCACCACCCCACAACACCGCAGCAACCGCCGAGATTCTGTCCGAAACCAGCCTCCTGCCTCGCCATCCCAACAGGCTACGTGGTCCTCGCAGACCAG GCCTCCCGACCCACTGCACTTATGCCGAGAGCCCTTGAGCCGCACCCACCGGCCCCCTTCTACCCTGAGACGGAGATCAAGGACAAGCCCTGGCCCAGAGGAAGGCCCTTCACAAAAGGTGGACTGGGCCCCCCAGCCTACTCTGGTGGTGATGCTAGAAGACATTGCCAGCTCAAGACCCGCAGCTGAG GGCTTTGCTGATGAGACTCCCAACTTCATCATCCCAGCAAGAAG AGCCAAGCCCATGACCGTGGTTCACCAGCCAATGCCTCCGTCCAGGGACCTGGATCCCCCATTCCAGCCATCTGCCTTGCCTGAAGACCCTCTGGAGAGCCCACCAGGAG CCCCGGATCCTGTACTGGAGCCCCCATCGATCCCACCGCCGTCCAGCCTTTTACGCCCCCGCCTCAGTCCCTGGGGCTTGGCTCCCCTCTTCCGTTCCGTCCGCTCCAAGCTGGAGAGCTTTGCTGACATCTTCCTCACACCCAACAAAGCCCcacggcccccacccccatcacctccCATGAAGTTGGAGTTGAAGATTGCCATCTCAGAGGCTGAGCAGTCTGGGGCTACTGAGGACACTGCATCTGTCAGTCCCCGGCCCCCTATCCGCCAGTGGCGGGCCCAAGACCACAATCCCCCAGCACCTCTTTCTAAGCCCTCTCTGGGCCGAAGCCACTCCTGCCCCGATCTGGGGCCCCCTGGCCCAGATACCTGCAGCTGGCCCCCTGCTCCACACCACCCGAGCCGGTCACGGCTCCGGCGGCACACTGTGGGTGGTGGAGAGATGGCCCGAGCCCCACCACCCCCTCGGCCCTGTCTCCGGAAAGAGGTCTTCCCTCTTGGAGGAGCGGGAGGCTCTCCTCCCCTCATCACATCTTGTTCGTCCACCGCATctacttcctccttctctgaaCCTGCAGAACCCAG GTTGGGCTCAACCAAGGGGAAGGAGCCAAGGGCCTCAGAGGACCAGGTGCTTTCAGACCCTGAGACCAAG ACCATGGGAAAGGTTTCTCGATTCAGAATACGCAGGACACCAGTCCGTCCTCAGCCAAACCTTACACCAATGGGACTGCCTCGACCAATCAG GTTGAACAAGAAGGAGTTCAGCTTAGAAGAAATTTATACCAACAAGAATTATCAGTCACCTACAACCAGGAG GACCTTTGAAACCATCTTTGAGGAGCCCCGGGAGCGCAACGGGACTCTGATTTTCACCAGCTCCAAGAAGCTTCGGCGGGCTGTGGAATTTCGGGACAGCAGCC